In the genome of Dermacentor silvarum isolate Dsil-2018 chromosome 1, BIME_Dsil_1.4, whole genome shotgun sequence, one region contains:
- the LOC119456721 gene encoding propionyl-CoA carboxylase alpha chain, mitochondrial, with amino-acid sequence MAPRCLMPNLLSLVSRHRLRFCAPLVRNQSWTSIYTTDPIDPKEDKFKKILIANRGEIACRVIRTCKLMGIKTVAVHSDVDSRNLHVKLADEAYCIGPAPTSQSYLRVDAILDAVKRSGADAVHPGYGFLSENMDFAAQLTEVGVTFIGPNSNAIHMMGDKIESKRIANAAKVNCIPGFDGVVKTPEECVKIAQSIGYPVMIKASAGGGGKGMRIAWNDKEAMDGFRFSSEEAKSSFGDDRLLVEKFIDKPRHIEVQLMCDKHGNAVYLNERECSIQRRNQKVIEECPSTFLDPETRKAMGEQAVSLALAVGYDSAGTVEFLVDSKKNFYFLEMNTRLQVEHPITECVTGVDIVHQMIRVAKGHPLRISQKDIPLRGWSFECRVYAEDPFKNFGLPSIGRLYQYIEPDHIPNVRCDSGIVEGSEISIYYDPMICKLVTYGDNREAARLTMLKALDAYVIRGVTHNISLLRAVLSEPHFIKGDIDTGFLPRIYPDGFKGKELSEKEHTHFSCLAAAIFLQDELHAREFVNGHKVATEETFGCWHVEVIVDGKKTSVTLSHEGNSTYSVQVKDSKFTVSLPANLSLPLVKAVVCGDEYTLQLLQRDYSGNFKISFEGTSLSAKVLLQEAANFLSMMPEKPKADTSKIVEAPMPGVVKHVTVKVGDMVAEQQEVCVIEAMKMQNSLVSAAMGKIKGVFVKPGQTVDEGQLLVELE; translated from the coding sequence ATGGCTCCCCGCTGTCTTATGCCAAATTTGCTGTCGTTGGTTTCGAGGCACAGGCTGCGTTTTTGCGCGCCTTTGGTGAGAAATCAGTCATGGACGTCAATTTACACGACGGATCCGATAGACCCAAAAGAGGATAAGTTCAAGAAAATCCTCATCGCAAACCGAGGCGAGATAGCCTGCCGAGTTATCCGCACTTGTAAGCTGATGGGCATTAAGACGGTGGCCGTACACAGCGACGTAGATTCACGCAACTTGCACGTGAAGCTCGCCGACGAAGCGTACTGCATTGGGCCTGCACCGACCAGTCAGAGCTACCTGCGTGTTGACGCCATACTTGACGCTGTCAAGAGGTCCGGAGCCGATGCAGTTCATCCTGGGTATGGTTTTCTGTCCGAAAACATGGACTTTGCCGCACAGCTCACTGAGGTCGGCGTCACATTCATTGGCCCAAATTCCAATGCCATCCACATGATGGGCGACAAGATTGAAAGCAAGCGCATAGCAAATGCCGCTAAAGTGAATTGTATCCCTGGATTTGACGGCGTAGTGAAGACGCCGGAGGAGTGCGTGAAAATAGCGCAAAGTATTGGCTATCCAGTCATGATTAAGGCATCGGCTGGCGGTGGGGGCAAAGGTATGCGTATCGCCTGGAATGACAAGGAAGCTATGGACGGATTTCGCTTCTCGTCTGAAGAAGCGAAGTCAAGCTTTGGGGATGACAGACTGCTGGTGGAAAAGTTCATTGACAAGCCGCGCCACATTGAGGTGCAGTTGATGTGTGACAAGCACGGGAACGCTGTGTACCTGAATGAACGAGAATGTTCCATCCAACGAAGGAACCAAAAGGTCATCGAAGAGTGTCCAAGTACGTTTTTGGACCCCGAGACACGCAAGGCCATGGGTGAGCAAGCGGTGTCACTGGCGCTGGCTGTGGGATATGATTCTGCAGGTACGGTCGAGTTTCTGGTAGATTCAAAGAAGAACTTCTATTTTCTTGAAATGAACACTCGTCTTCAGGTGGAGCACCCTATTACGGAGTGTGTGACAGGTGTGGACATTGTGCATCAGATGATCAGAGTTGCCAAGGGCCATCCACTTCGCATTTCTCAAAAGGacattcctctccgaggctggTCATTCGAGTGCCGAGTTTATGCAGAAGATCCCTTCAAGAATTTTGGTCTGCCGTCAATAGGGCGACTCTACCAGTATATTGAGCCGGACCACATTCCTAATGTGCGCTGTGACAGTGGCATTGTTGAAGGCAGTGAAATAAGCATTTACTATGATCCGATGATCTGTAAATTGGTCACATATGGGGACAACAGAGAGGCTGCAAGGCTCACAATGCTGAAGGCATTGGATGCTTATGTGATCCGTGGTGTCACTCATAATATAAGTTTGCTGAGGGCAGTTCTTTCAGAGCCCCATTTTATCAAAGGTGATATTGACACTGGGTTCCTGCCACGGATATATCCTGATGGCTTTAAGGGCAAGGAATTGTCTGAAAAAGAGCACACTCACTTTTCTTGCTTGGCTGCAGCTATATTTTTACAGGATGAACTACATGCTCGTGAGTTTGTAAATGGACATAAGGTGGCAACTGAAGAGACATTTGGTTGCTGGCATGTAGAAGTAATTGTAGATGGCAAAAAAACCTCTGTGACTCTCAGTCATGAAGGCAACAGCACTTATTCTGTTCAGGTTAAGGATAGCAAGTTCACTGTCAGTTTGCCTGCTAACCTTTCCCTGCCTCTTGTCAAAGCTGTAGTTTGTGGTGATGAGTACACCCTGCAGCTTCTCCAGCGTGACTACTCGGGTAATTTCAAGATTTCCTTTGAGGGCACATCACTAAGTGCAAAAGTGCTTCTGCAAGAGGCAGCCAATTTCTTGAGCATGATGCCTGAGAAGCCAAAGGCAGATACAAGCAAGATTGTGGAGGCACCAATGCCTGGTGTGGTCAAGCACGTGACGGTCAAAGTGGGTGATATGGTGGCTGAACAACAAGAAGTGTGTGTGATTGAAGCAATGAAGATGCAAAATAGCTTGGTGTCTGCTGCCATGGGCAAAATCAAAGGTGTGTTTGTCAAGCCAGGCCAGACTGTTGATGAGGGCCAGCTGCTTGTTGAGCTGGAGTGA